A genomic segment from Orrella daihaiensis encodes:
- the rlmD gene encoding 23S rRNA (uracil(1939)-C(5))-methyltransferase RlmD, which translates to MFELHVESLDHEARGVAHLDGKVVFVEGALPGEYVTAQLIKKKPKFNTARATDIHKTSWLRVQPQCPHFGVCGGCAMQHLAADAQVAVKQRVLEDAFKHLADLKPEQMLSPIHGPSWGYRFRARLTVRLVPRKGGVLVGFHERRSSYVADMSSCSVLPPKVSDLLVPLRRLIESMSIPDRLPQIEVAVGDSVIALVLRHLEALDSRDEEFLRAFGQKHGVQWWLQPKGPDTVALLDGQDSSELAYSLPAFDVRMPFKPTDFTQVNHQINRTLVSKALSLLEVNPTDQVLDLFCGLGNFTLPLARQAKNVLGIEGSDVLVQRAFQNAETNGLRNVTFEARNLFEFTLEDLHALPVFDRLLIDPPREGALAVCEALANQREADRPKRIVYVSCNPATLARDAAVLCHLGSYRLRQAGVINMFPHTGHVESIAVFEPNR; encoded by the coding sequence ATGTTTGAATTGCACGTTGAGTCGCTTGACCACGAGGCTCGCGGCGTAGCTCACCTCGATGGCAAAGTGGTGTTTGTCGAGGGTGCGTTGCCTGGCGAATATGTCACAGCGCAGCTGATCAAGAAAAAGCCCAAGTTCAACACTGCCCGAGCTACCGATATTCATAAAACCAGTTGGCTGAGGGTGCAGCCCCAATGCCCCCATTTTGGTGTGTGTGGTGGATGTGCGATGCAGCATTTGGCCGCAGATGCGCAAGTGGCTGTGAAGCAGCGTGTGTTAGAGGATGCTTTTAAGCATTTGGCGGATTTAAAACCCGAACAGATGCTTTCACCGATCCACGGGCCGAGCTGGGGATATCGTTTCCGTGCCAGATTGACCGTGCGTCTCGTGCCGCGTAAAGGTGGTGTCTTGGTTGGTTTTCATGAGCGGCGTAGTAGTTATGTCGCAGACATGTCAAGCTGTTCTGTGCTGCCGCCTAAGGTGAGTGATTTGCTGGTGCCACTGCGACGGCTGATCGAATCCATGAGCATCCCCGATCGACTGCCACAAATTGAAGTGGCTGTTGGTGACTCTGTTATTGCTCTGGTATTGCGTCATCTTGAGGCTTTAGATAGCAGGGATGAGGAGTTTTTGCGGGCATTTGGCCAAAAGCATGGTGTGCAGTGGTGGCTGCAACCAAAGGGACCTGATACGGTGGCGTTACTTGACGGGCAGGACTCATCAGAGCTTGCTTACAGTTTGCCCGCATTTGATGTACGCATGCCCTTTAAGCCAACAGACTTTACGCAAGTTAATCATCAGATCAACCGCACGCTGGTATCCAAAGCGCTGTCGTTATTAGAGGTTAATCCCACGGATCAAGTGCTTGATCTGTTTTGTGGGCTTGGCAACTTTACTTTGCCACTGGCTCGGCAAGCCAAGAACGTGCTTGGTATTGAGGGTAGCGACGTTCTGGTTCAAAGAGCGTTTCAGAACGCTGAAACTAATGGTTTGCGTAATGTAACTTTTGAAGCCCGAAATCTATTTGAATTTACGCTTGAAGATCTTCACGCCTTACCAGTTTTTGACCGTTTGTTGATTGACCCGCCGCGTGAGGGCGCATTGGCGGTCTGTGAGGCTTTGGCCAATCAACGTGAGGCTGACCGCCCCAAGCGTATCGTTTATGTCTCGTGTAATCCAGCCACATTGGCCCGTGATGCCGCTGTGCTGTGTCACCTCGGTTCATACCGGCTACGTCAAGCGGGTGTCATCAACATGTTTCCACACACAGGCCATGTTGAATCAATTGCAGTTTTTGAGCCGAACCGATGA